A genomic region of Chryseobacterium sp. KACC 21268 contains the following coding sequences:
- a CDS encoding ABC transporter permease, with protein sequence MLKNWLKIAFINYRKNWLSTIINILGLSVGLCVFLLIYIHWQDEKSYEQWVPNNENIYFVENKSSAFGVMSSSSYPEIFVSKEKFSEIEDATIYNDWGKEKLSFGGNSAYVAGSVSVDSFFRLFPFEKVSGNFQGALSDNGKVALSEKTARLLFGDDYLNAVGKSIKNDSKGTEYVVTAIYKLPASNTVFQPDFIYKNPYLEQSKDQWTSFSYNGFFKLKPGTDVKALEDKLSKQMQLQDEISAKKWGYAVDKKNLPLVYLTPISKMKLDAKSEGINKGDKKSILSLLALSALILLLSGINLINLKTAQASQRAKEVGVRKVVGSSKSKLVLQFLLETFLICLVAYFIAFAMVELFLPSYNKFLNKEIKLNNLNLFFYTGLLLLIFSLISGLIPALYLSNFKPINTLKGNFARSKQGVWLRNSILTLQLIISSFFIICSLIIHTQVSFMMNKDLGFKGNQAIQINFKKTNWENNFNVKKYRQLKNELSKISGVIDVTGSVNSIGSGSANASVAKKSTDTTKTVQTMLGGIDENFLRFYDVKFLSGRDLDWKKASDTINGAVVNETFAGKLGYNPKTALDKEFFTGWDGKKKYKILGVVKDINYAGVEQQVMPIVYFNYDRNWVKNNMSNLQIKISGDDINGTLERIKEFWLTKAEPGYPYEYQFVDKQFAKTFEKFQKQQTLFTILNIVVLVIALLGLFALSSLLIEQKLKDVAIKKTLGADEKTIIWDLTKRFLLICVVAVLISMPFGYYAMNEWLKDFAYRIEMPVWPYALSMILLFILTFVVVSFKAYRATKINLVEYLKYE encoded by the coding sequence ATGTTAAAGAACTGGCTCAAAATAGCATTCATCAATTACAGAAAAAACTGGCTTTCCACCATTATTAATATTTTGGGACTGAGTGTTGGTCTGTGCGTTTTCCTGTTGATATATATCCATTGGCAGGATGAAAAGTCTTACGAACAATGGGTTCCCAACAATGAAAATATTTATTTTGTGGAAAATAAAAGTTCGGCATTTGGCGTAATGTCAAGCTCCAGTTATCCCGAGATTTTTGTTTCCAAAGAAAAATTTTCAGAGATTGAAGATGCTACAATCTATAATGATTGGGGAAAGGAGAAACTCAGTTTTGGAGGCAATTCTGCCTATGTTGCAGGCTCGGTTTCCGTAGATTCGTTCTTCAGACTGTTTCCTTTTGAGAAAGTTTCAGGTAATTTTCAGGGTGCATTGTCGGATAATGGAAAGGTCGCGTTGTCAGAAAAAACTGCACGGTTATTATTCGGTGATGATTATCTCAATGCCGTCGGAAAATCCATAAAAAATGATTCCAAAGGCACAGAATATGTGGTGACCGCAATTTACAAACTTCCTGCAAGCAACACGGTTTTCCAGCCAGATTTTATCTACAAAAATCCCTATTTGGAACAATCCAAAGACCAATGGACCAGTTTTAGCTACAACGGATTTTTCAAGTTGAAGCCAGGCACAGATGTCAAGGCGCTGGAAGACAAACTATCGAAACAGATGCAATTGCAAGACGAGATTTCTGCCAAAAAATGGGGTTATGCAGTTGATAAGAAAAATCTGCCATTGGTCTATCTGACACCTATCAGCAAGATGAAACTTGATGCAAAAAGTGAAGGCATCAACAAAGGTGACAAAAAATCTATTCTGTCTTTACTGGCATTATCTGCCTTGATTCTGCTATTATCTGGTATTAATTTGATAAATCTGAAAACTGCGCAAGCTTCCCAAAGAGCGAAAGAAGTAGGCGTGAGAAAAGTAGTGGGAAGTTCGAAATCGAAATTGGTTTTGCAATTCCTGCTGGAAACATTTTTGATTTGTCTCGTAGCTTATTTCATCGCTTTTGCAATGGTAGAATTGTTTTTGCCGTCATATAACAAATTTCTCAACAAGGAAATCAAACTCAATAATCTAAATTTATTCTTTTACACAGGCCTATTGCTGTTGATTTTCTCATTGATTTCGGGATTGATTCCGGCACTTTACCTTTCCAACTTCAAACCTATTAATACATTGAAAGGCAATTTCGCAAGAAGCAAACAAGGCGTTTGGTTGAGAAATTCTATTCTGACCCTGCAATTGATTATCTCATCATTTTTCATTATTTGTTCGCTTATTATTCATACGCAGGTCAGTTTTATGATGAATAAAGATTTGGGTTTCAAAGGCAATCAGGCCATTCAAATCAATTTCAAAAAAACAAATTGGGAAAATAACTTTAATGTTAAGAAGTACCGTCAACTCAAAAATGAATTGTCAAAAATCTCTGGCGTCATTGATGTCACAGGTTCGGTAAATTCCATAGGTAGCGGTTCTGCCAACGCCTCTGTCGCTAAAAAATCAACTGATACAACTAAAACTGTCCAGACTATGCTTGGCGGAATAGATGAAAATTTCCTACGCTTTTACGATGTGAAATTCCTATCCGGCCGAGACTTGGATTGGAAAAAAGCATCCGACACCATTAACGGTGCTGTGGTAAACGAAACCTTTGCAGGAAAACTGGGCTATAATCCCAAAACAGCGTTAGACAAAGAATTTTTCACTGGTTGGGACGGCAAGAAAAAATATAAAATATTAGGCGTGGTAAAAGATATAAACTACGCCGGTGTTGAACAACAAGTTATGCCAATTGTGTACTTCAATTATGACAGAAACTGGGTCAAAAATAATATGTCAAATCTTCAAATAAAAATATCAGGAGACGATATCAACGGAACATTGGAGCGCATCAAAGAATTTTGGCTTACCAAAGCAGAACCTGGCTATCCTTATGAATATCAATTTGTTGATAAGCAATTCGCCAAAACCTTTGAAAAATTCCAGAAACAGCAAACGCTTTTCACCATCTTAAATATCGTGGTTTTGGTGATTGCACTATTAGGATTATTCGCCTTGTCATCATTATTAATAGAACAAAAACTGAAAGACGTTGCCATCAAAAAAACCTTGGGCGCAGATGAGAAAACCATCATTTGGGATTTGACGAAAAGATTTTTACTGATTTGCGTGGTTGCCGTTTTAATAAGTATGCCATTCGGATATTATGCAATGAATGAGTGGCTGAAAGATTTTGCCTACAGAATCGAAATGCCCGTTTGGCCTTACGCTCTGAGTATGATTCTATTATTCATTTTAACCTTCGTGGTCGTGAGTTTCAAAGCTTACCGAGCCACAAAAATTAACCTTGTCGAATACCTTAAATACGAATAA
- a CDS encoding ABC transporter permease: MLQNWLKIAFINYKKNWLSTIINLFGLTIGLTGFMLILMHWNDEESYEKWNPKKDNIYAFQQHNIKENKYSPSISYPLADRAVKMIPEIKDYVLVSSSGMGFKMITKNKTAYQKDGMSVSENFFNFFPFKLISGSYKDALKGETSIAISTVTAKNLFGKTDVAGESIKFDGDNFVVTAVYELPKGNSVINPEFVILAYEQLKNDKEGWGNFNYGCFFMLDKNADTEVVQKKLYDDVFLYRAKMNAKGAGVTPQKFLELYGPQGSLLTPLDQMKLHGKAYWFGTGDLKTMMILFTLSVLILILSAINFINLKTAQASQRAKEIGVRKAIGSNKSKLVLQFLLETFVICFASYILALALTEILLPSFNKFFDKQIVMNDWRIYFYSFAMVLLIALISGLIPATYLANFKAIETLKGNFARSRHGIWLRNGILTLQLIISSFFIIASLIVSSQVKHMMDKDLGFSGKQVMIVTFNDNVPQPWLKYERLKNEMRKIQGVDDVSYGEAVAGSYRYSNSNMDYMDKTIYAQHGSMDYNYLQFMNVKLKKGRWLDSKLASDTINNVLVNETFVKQFGWNDDQAFKNEFRPGFDEKPYKIVGIVKDFNIQSLKTEVEPMIFFHYRATSWKRFNVYNIQLKIKPEDMDGTVKRIKKYWQANVEPGYPFESNFIDKQFAKTFVKYQKQQTLFTILNAMVLMVALLGLFALSSLMIEQKLKDVAIRKTLGASDGTLIVGLTKQFLWITLIAVLISIPISYYLMNEWLKDFAYRIDMPVFPFVLSLISLLILTFAVVSVKAYQATKVNLVKYLKYE, encoded by the coding sequence ATGTTACAAAACTGGCTCAAAATCGCCTTCATCAATTATAAAAAAAACTGGCTTTCCACCATCATTAATCTTTTTGGATTGACAATAGGACTGACAGGATTTATGCTCATCCTGATGCATTGGAATGACGAAGAATCCTATGAAAAATGGAATCCGAAGAAGGATAATATTTATGCATTTCAGCAACACAACATCAAAGAAAACAAGTACAGCCCAAGTATTTCTTACCCACTTGCAGACCGCGCGGTGAAAATGATTCCGGAAATCAAAGATTATGTTTTGGTGAGTAGTTCTGGGATGGGTTTCAAAATGATAACCAAAAACAAAACGGCCTATCAAAAAGATGGAATGTCTGTTTCGGAAAATTTCTTTAATTTTTTCCCTTTCAAATTGATTTCGGGAAGTTACAAAGACGCTTTGAAGGGAGAAACTTCGATTGCCATTTCTACAGTCACCGCGAAAAACTTATTTGGCAAAACGGATGTGGCAGGAGAAAGTATAAAATTTGATGGTGACAATTTTGTAGTTACTGCAGTGTACGAGCTTCCGAAAGGAAACAGCGTCATCAATCCAGAATTTGTAATCCTGGCCTACGAACAATTGAAAAATGACAAAGAAGGCTGGGGCAATTTCAACTACGGTTGCTTTTTTATGCTGGACAAAAATGCGGATACAGAAGTTGTACAGAAAAAACTCTATGACGACGTGTTTCTCTACCGTGCGAAAATGAATGCGAAGGGTGCTGGAGTCACACCTCAGAAATTTTTGGAATTGTACGGTCCGCAAGGAAGTTTGCTCACACCGTTGGACCAGATGAAACTCCACGGAAAGGCCTACTGGTTTGGGACTGGCGATTTGAAAACAATGATGATTCTGTTTACACTTTCTGTGTTGATTTTGATTTTGTCAGCCATTAATTTCATTAATTTAAAAACAGCTCAGGCTTCTCAGAGAGCAAAAGAAATTGGCGTAAGAAAGGCTATTGGTAGCAATAAATCCAAATTGGTTTTGCAGTTTTTATTAGAAACTTTCGTGATTTGTTTTGCCTCGTACATTCTGGCTTTAGCCTTGACAGAAATCCTCTTGCCGAGCTTCAACAAGTTTTTTGACAAACAGATTGTAATGAACGATTGGCGCATCTACTTTTATTCATTTGCAATGGTTTTGCTAATTGCGCTGATTTCGGGATTGATTCCTGCAACCTACTTGGCCAACTTCAAAGCGATTGAAACGCTGAAAGGAAATTTTGCCAGAAGCAGACACGGGATTTGGCTCAGAAACGGAATTCTGACTTTACAATTGATAATCTCTTCATTCTTCATTATTGCAAGCCTGATTGTAAGTTCACAAGTGAAACATATGATGGATAAAGACCTTGGTTTCAGTGGAAAACAGGTTATGATAGTCACCTTCAATGATAATGTGCCTCAGCCTTGGCTAAAGTATGAGCGCCTCAAAAACGAAATGCGAAAAATACAGGGTGTGGACGATGTATCATATGGTGAAGCCGTCGCAGGAAGCTATCGCTACAGCAATTCCAATATGGATTATATGGATAAAACAATCTATGCGCAACACGGCTCGATGGATTACAATTACCTCCAGTTTATGAATGTGAAACTGAAAAAAGGTCGTTGGCTGGATTCCAAATTGGCTTCTGACACGATTAATAATGTCTTGGTCAATGAAACATTTGTGAAGCAATTCGGTTGGAATGATGACCAGGCTTTTAAGAACGAATTCCGCCCAGGTTTTGATGAGAAACCCTACAAAATCGTCGGAATTGTAAAGGATTTTAATATCCAAAGTTTGAAAACCGAAGTAGAGCCGATGATTTTCTTTCATTACCGCGCAACCTCTTGGAAACGTTTCAACGTCTATAATATTCAGCTGAAAATAAAACCAGAAGATATGGACGGAACGGTGAAAAGAATCAAAAAATATTGGCAGGCAAATGTAGAACCCGGTTATCCCTTCGAATCTAATTTTATTGATAAGCAATTCGCAAAAACCTTTGTTAAATATCAAAAACAACAAACGCTTTTCACAATTTTAAACGCGATGGTTCTGATGGTAGCCTTACTCGGATTATTCGCCTTATCATCCTTAATGATAGAACAAAAACTGAAAGACGTCGCCATCAGAAAAACGCTTGGCGCATCAGACGGAACTTTGATTGTCGGATTGACAAAACAATTCCTCTGGATTACATTAATTGCAGTACTTATCAGTATTCCAATCAGTTATTATTTGATGAATGAATGGCTGAAAGATTTCGCTTACCGAATTGATATGCCAGTTTTCCCATTTGTCTTGAGTTTGATTTCATTATTGATTTTGACATTCGCAGTAGTAAGCGTCAAAGCATATCAAGCCACAAAAGTGAACCTTGTCAAATATCTGAAATACGAGTAA